The following are encoded in a window of Malassezia japonica chromosome 7, complete sequence genomic DNA:
- the AHA1 gene encoding Co-chaperone (EggNog:ENOG503NVRU; COG:O), with protein sequence MSTWNKHYHWKTKGCTPWAKDWFTQNLVGKSAEAQGAKVAVEKLAGFEGDVELGNRKGKLITIYDCVVTLNWTGEAEDGTSASGTITFPEVSHEIEDNDEDYRFETELSSESSNKAHELYQSVRNTLAPELEKVFHRFRTELIETHAKDLGHEDGPAQPQEASKPAAAPAAAPAPAKPKETKVTTSTSEVRVASHLAVSEQDLWDLLTNPARIPMWTKAPAQFSLNKGAHYELFGGNITGSITTVEAPHKLVQTWRVPQWPPNHFGTLTTQLTQSDDSTKLELVLSGVPSGQEDMAQAGLENYYIRGFKSVGYVLSF encoded by the coding sequence ATGTCGACGTGGAACAAACACTATCACTGGAAGACGAAGGGGTGCACGCCGTGGGCGAAGGACTGGTTTACGCAGAACCTCGTAGGAAAGTCGGCagaggcgcagggcgcCAAGGTCGCTGTCGAGAAGCTCGCTGGCTTTGagggcgacgtcgagctcggcaaccGCAAGGGCAAGCTCATCACGATCTACGACTGCGTCGTGACGCTCAACTGGACCGGCGAGGCAGAGGATggcacgtcggcgagcggcaccATCACCTTCCCGGAGGTCTCGCACGAAATCGAGGACAACGACGAGGACTACCGTTTCGAGACCGAGCTCTCGTCGGAATCGTCGAAcaaggcgcacgagctgtACCAGTCGGTGCGCAACACGCTCGCGCCAGAGCTCGAAAAGGTGTTCCACCGCTTCCGCACCGAGCTCATCGAGACCCACGCCAAGGACCTCGGCCACGAGGACGGCCCGGCGCAGCCCCAGGAGGCCAGTAAGCCGGCCGCTGCCCCGGCCGCtgccccggcgccggccaagcCCAAAGAGACCAAGGTCACCACGAGCACCTCGgaggtgcgcgtcgcgagccACCTCGCGGTGAGTGAGCAGGACCTGTGGGACCTGCTCACGAACCCGGCGCGGATTCCCATGTGGACCAAGGCCCCTGCCCAGTTCTCGCTGAACAAGGGCGCGCACTACGAGTTGTTTGGCGGCAACATCACCGGCTCGATCACCaccgtcgaggcgccgcacaagctcgtgcagacgtggcgcgtgccgcagTGGCCGCCGAACCACTTTGGCACGCTCACGACGCAGCTCACGCAGAGCGACGACTCGAccaagctcgagctcgtgctgagcggcgtgccgtcggGCCAGGAGGACATGGCGCAGGCCGGCCTTGAAAACTACTACATCCGCGGCTTCAAGTCGGTGGGGTACGTACTCTCGTTCTAA